A stretch of DNA from Oceanispirochaeta sp.:
ACCAGAGATTGGGGTGTATACAGATTGGGGAGGAAGCTTTTTTCAGGGGGCAGCTTCAGGGATATTATTGAATAAATCAATATGTACAGAGCGGCAAGTCCTGTTATACTGATAATCAACCACTTATGCTTGAAGAGCACGCCGATCAGATCGAGGAGATCAATTTCATCTTCATGATTATTATCCTGCTGTGGCAGGAGGGATGTATTATTGTCCTGATTCATATGGGCTCCGATTTTACGTGAAATGATGGGTCTTGTAAAGCAAATACCCGGGGGTTCAGTTCTTTTTGTAATGCCTGTTCCAATGCAGGTAGAGGAAGAGGGATGTCACCAGGAAAAGAGCGATGGCGACAGGTATAAAACGCAGAGGCCCGGGAACCATCAGAAACCGCAGGACCGCAAAGCCCGAGATGATCTGCTGGCCGATCACGATGGACAGGATCTGCCGGGCATCCAGCTTCATATCCAGCAGTTTATGGTGCATATGTTCCTTATCGGGAATGAAAAAGTGCTGCCCCTTGCGTCTTCTTCGCAGCATGGCCGCCAGGACATCCGCAATGGGGATAAAGAGCATCACCACGGGCATGACCAGGCTGGTTCCCGATTCAGGGCTTCCCAGCAGGGGGAGGAGGGCCAGGATAAAGCCCAGACTCAGGCTCCCCGAATCGCCCATAAAAATCCTGGCCGGGGGGAAGTTGTAAAACAGGTAGCCCATCAGGGAACCCAGGAGTGTAAAGCTGATGATGGACAGCATGATGTTGCCGCTGATCAGGAAGGCGATGCCGTAGATAAAGCTGGCAATCGAGGAGATTCCCGCAGAAAGGCCGTCCATGCCGTCGATCAGATTGATGGCGTTGGTCATCCCCACCAGCCAGAGAAGGGTCAGGAGAGGGCCGAACCATCCCAGATTCAGGGTGATCCCCGCAAAGGGAATTGTAAAGAACCGTATCCCCGCTCCCCCGGCAATCACCAGAAGGGCCGCAATGATCTGACCGATCAGTTTTTTCCGGGCCTGGATGTCGGTAAAGTCATCCATCATCCCGATCACAAAGATCAGGAGGGTTCCGGCACTAATCAGCAGGGGGTTATGATGATGACTCAGACGGAAAATGACCGACGAATGAAGGAGTCTGGCTGTTCCCAGGCTGGTGACGGTCGCGGCAATAACAAGAGAGCTGATGATGCCTATGCCCCCCAGCCGGGAAATCAATCCTGTATGTATTTTTCTATCGTCTTCAGCATCGTCGTACCATTTCTTTTTATGGGACAGATGTATAAGACCGGGCGTAATATATAAGTTAAACAAAAATGCCAGTGCGGTGGCGGTAAAAGCGAGCAGAAGATTTTTTATTTCCATGAAAGCCCTTGTTTTCTGTATAGTAATCTGTAAATCATCATACCTTAGGGCCTTAAGGCTTGTCCATACGGAAAACTTTTAATATATTCTCTTTTATGATGAGACAAAAAAATATGATTTTATGGGCCTTTCTGGTTCTAATTGCTCCCTCTGTTTTGACAGCCGGCAGCTCTTCCTTAAAAAAAGGGAGTCACTATCTGGATAGGGAACTGAACTTTGTAGAAGACAGCCCTGTGGTTTCCCTGATGCCTGATTTTGAATCAAAGTCTCGTCTTGAAGAAGAACTCCGTCGCTTTGAGCCCAGCGGTGTGGTTGAGCTGCTCTACACCATGCCCCTTCCCGAACTGAAAAATTCTGAAGGAAGTAAGGAGGACATGCTTCTCCATATACTGCAGAGCATGTCTGCCATCAGCACC
This window harbors:
- a CDS encoding Wzz/FepE/Etk N-terminal domain-containing protein — translated: MNQDNNTSLLPQQDNNHEDEIDLLDLIGVLFKHKWLIISITGLAALYILIYSIISLKLPPEKSFLPNLYTPQSLV
- a CDS encoding MraY family glycosyltransferase gives rise to the protein MEIKNLLLAFTATALAFLFNLYITPGLIHLSHKKKWYDDAEDDRKIHTGLISRLGGIGIISSLVIAATVTSLGTARLLHSSVIFRLSHHHNPLLISAGTLLIFVIGMMDDFTDIQARKKLIGQIIAALLVIAGGAGIRFFTIPFAGITLNLGWFGPLLTLLWLVGMTNAINLIDGMDGLSAGISSIASFIYGIAFLISGNIMLSIISFTLLGSLMGYLFYNFPPARIFMGDSGSLSLGFILALLPLLGSPESGTSLVMPVVMLFIPIADVLAAMLRRRRKGQHFFIPDKEHMHHKLLDMKLDARQILSIVIGQQIISGFAVLRFLMVPGPLRFIPVAIALFLVTSLFLYLHWNRHYKKN